In Thiospirochaeta perfilievii, a single window of DNA contains:
- a CDS encoding 3-isopropylmalate dehydratase large subunit gives MGKTIAEKIFEAHTVDTLSGGISVLKLDAVFCHEITTPVAINDLVAKGLDRVFDNTKIKAVVDHVTPSKDSKTAEQAKILRDWARRHDIKDFFDIGNNGVCHALFPENGFSRPGYTIIMGDSHTCTHGAFGAFAAGVGTTDLQVGILKGICTFKTPETIKINVTGKRNKGVYAKDIILSIIKKLSVNGATNKVIEFTGSVIDDMTMEERMTVCNMAIEAGGTVGICYPDETTVDYLWPFIEDEFKTKEMAVKEYAKWKSDDDAKYAQVIEFSIDDVVPVATVGFKPDQVETIESLAGTKVDQVYIGSCTNGRIEDLREAAAVLKGKKVNKFVRAIVSPASPKTYNMALKEGLLEIFDTAGFCVTNPTCGACLGMSNGVLAKGEVCASTTNRNFSGRMGKGGMVHLMSPASAAATAIAGEITLASEDK, from the coding sequence ATGGGAAAAACAATAGCAGAAAAAATATTTGAAGCCCACACAGTAGACACATTAAGTGGAGGCATTAGTGTTTTAAAACTTGATGCTGTATTTTGTCATGAAATAACAACACCAGTTGCAATAAATGATCTTGTAGCTAAGGGATTAGATAGGGTATTTGATAATACTAAAATTAAAGCGGTTGTAGACCATGTTACCCCATCTAAGGATAGTAAAACTGCAGAGCAGGCTAAGATTCTTAGAGATTGGGCTAGACGTCATGATATTAAGGATTTCTTTGATATTGGAAATAACGGTGTTTGTCATGCTCTTTTCCCCGAGAACGGTTTTTCAAGGCCAGGTTACACAATAATTATGGGTGATAGTCATACTTGTACCCATGGTGCCTTTGGGGCTTTTGCTGCAGGAGTAGGAACAACTGATCTTCAGGTTGGAATTCTAAAGGGAATATGTACTTTTAAAACACCTGAAACAATAAAAATAAATGTTACAGGGAAGAGAAATAAAGGTGTCTATGCCAAGGATATAATTTTATCAATAATTAAAAAGCTAAGTGTAAACGGAGCGACAAATAAGGTTATCGAATTTACAGGTAGTGTTATTGATGATATGACAATGGAAGAGAGAATGACTGTTTGTAATATGGCTATTGAAGCTGGTGGAACTGTTGGAATCTGCTACCCTGATGAAACTACTGTAGACTACCTGTGGCCATTTATTGAGGACGAGTTTAAGACTAAAGAGATGGCTGTAAAAGAGTACGCTAAATGGAAATCCGATGATGATGCAAAATATGCACAGGTTATTGAATTCTCTATTGATGATGTAGTTCCTGTGGCAACAGTTGGTTTTAAGCCAGATCAAGTAGAGACAATTGAATCCCTAGCTGGAACTAAAGTTGATCAGGTATATATTGGAAGTTGTACTAATGGTAGAATTGAAGATTTAAGAGAAGCAGCAGCAGTTCTTAAGGGTAAAAAGGTTAATAAATTTGTAAGGGCAATAGTATCTCCTGCAAGTCCTAAAACCTATAATATGGCGCTTAAAGAGGGACTATTAGAAATTTTTGATACTGCTGGTTTCTGTGTTACAAACCCAACTTGTGGAGCGTGTTTAGGTATGAGTAACGGAGTATTAGCTAAGGGTGAAGTTTGTGCTTCTACAACAAATAGAAACTTTTCAGGAAGAATGGGTAAAGGCGGAATGGTACATTTAATGAGTCCTGCTTCTGCAGCAGCAACAGCTATAGCAGGAGAAATAACTTTAGCTTCGGAGGATAAATAA
- a CDS encoding helix-turn-helix domain-containing protein, whose translation MKKTVYRFGEKLRDIREKKGITLKTVAAKVAVSESLISQIERNKVSPSIDTLFSIAEALDVDLDYLFSDYQKKRKVSILKKEDRRKIETDGIVYHQLSVLPGAIEKNAIESFIMEISKGSQKGHDDYGHTGNEFGYILEGEGKLTYGKDEFFFKAGDSISFSSEIPHKVECLSNEPLKALWMVNPPKILFFKE comes from the coding sequence ATGAAGAAGACAGTATATAGATTTGGTGAAAAATTACGAGATATTAGGGAGAAAAAAGGGATAACTTTAAAAACAGTTGCTGCTAAAGTTGCAGTATCTGAGAGTTTAATATCCCAAATAGAGAGAAATAAAGTCTCTCCATCTATAGATACACTATTCTCTATAGCAGAAGCTTTAGATGTAGATTTAGACTATCTATTCTCTGATTACCAGAAGAAACGAAAGGTATCTATTTTAAAAAAAGAAGATCGAAGAAAAATTGAGACTGATGGTATAGTTTATCACCAACTCTCAGTACTGCCAGGGGCTATAGAAAAGAATGCAATTGAGAGCTTTATAATGGAAATAAGTAAGGGTTCACAAAAGGGACACGACGACTATGGTCACACAGGGAATGAGTTTGGGTATATTTTAGAAGGTGAAGGAAAACTGACCTACGGTAAGGATGAGTTCTTTTTTAAAGCTGGAGACAGCATCTCCTTCTCTTCTGAGATTCCACATAAGGTAGAGTGTCTTTCCAATGAGCCCCTGAAGGCACTTTGGATGGTTAATCCACCAAAAATACTATTTTTTAAGGAGTAA
- a CDS encoding S1 family peptidase, producing the protein MKFKNRIKFVVIAITISFLGCVSPKDGQNRTLSNRKREIVLNSTFEVLIKKPVKDNLTYERDLPWDNISYNIRNDEYYSIGTAFSVSDKELLSAFHVIQLGEDSLVYRNYYIRDNKGNVYEVDNVTSFNKSKDFIKFTVKDYTFDYWLQLEDTYTINTTVFSVGNAYGEGIIIRDGNLIGTIPESENGQWVFLKSSSDVNSGNSGGPLLNSNGKVIGIVSSKKDNIAYSIPINEVISQEPNKGFFHYNLRYGFSLFPERLKAEYFDFSFDLPMNYQRIIKETKEIVNREYKLKMDMLFEENRGETFPNGNSSLEALIGNTYSFMPQVIFKDQTSKVWTISGIENKSENLRGEGSLSYSSLFDESFIINIDKPDKISLGELVSDSSKVMDLVLEGINVPRKFAGEDIRILSYGKPMESRFIMDDYGRKWKRSIWLIDFSDEVLISYTLPTPKGVYGIVTSSRSSNLHDLAYDYDKMLNFVEISYYGTFEEWSEFLSLSDLIPNRFKDISIYKNNDGKVVLDSSIFSVNDYQDIFENNSKLEITLDFDIFKKSEKNIWDIRRVVFAEENRDNFFVLYNNLKPQAAMRKAYKESWEDFLTVSHPFNSSPFIEDSSAKIGKLLNFDIGEEAPDEIFSIFLSKEGKVEDDLMAKYLDSINISLK; encoded by the coding sequence ATGAAATTTAAAAATAGAATAAAATTTGTTGTTATAGCTATAACTATTAGTTTTTTAGGTTGTGTTTCCCCTAAAGATGGTCAAAATCGTACTCTTTCTAACAGAAAAAGAGAGATTGTTTTAAACTCAACTTTTGAAGTTTTAATTAAAAAACCTGTTAAGGATAATTTAACTTATGAAAGAGATTTACCATGGGATAATATCTCCTATAATATAAGGAATGATGAGTACTACTCTATAGGTACAGCTTTCTCTGTATCTGATAAGGAGTTACTTAGTGCCTTCCATGTTATACAGCTAGGAGAGGACTCTTTAGTCTATAGAAATTACTATATAAGAGATAACAAGGGTAATGTATATGAGGTTGACAATGTTACATCTTTTAATAAATCTAAGGATTTTATAAAGTTTACTGTAAAAGATTACACTTTTGATTATTGGTTACAACTTGAGGATACATATACAATTAATACTACTGTATTCTCTGTTGGGAATGCCTATGGTGAGGGTATCATTATTAGGGATGGAAATTTAATTGGTACAATACCTGAGTCGGAAAATGGTCAATGGGTATTTTTAAAGAGTTCATCGGATGTTAATTCTGGAAACAGTGGTGGTCCTTTATTAAACTCAAATGGTAAAGTTATTGGAATTGTTTCTAGTAAAAAAGATAATATAGCCTACTCAATTCCTATAAATGAAGTAATAAGTCAAGAACCAAATAAAGGATTTTTCCACTATAATTTAAGATATGGTTTTAGTCTTTTCCCTGAAAGATTAAAAGCAGAGTACTTTGATTTTAGCTTTGACTTGCCAATGAACTATCAACGAATTATAAAAGAGACTAAGGAGATAGTTAATAGGGAGTATAAGTTAAAAATGGATATGCTTTTTGAGGAAAATCGAGGTGAGACATTTCCCAATGGTAATTCATCCCTAGAAGCGTTAATTGGTAATACCTATAGTTTTATGCCACAGGTTATATTTAAGGATCAAACGAGTAAGGTTTGGACAATATCTGGAATAGAGAATAAGTCTGAAAATCTAAGGGGTGAGGGGAGTTTATCCTATAGTTCACTTTTTGATGAGTCATTTATTATTAATATAGATAAACCAGATAAAATATCCCTAGGTGAGTTAGTTAGTGACTCCTCTAAAGTCATGGATCTGGTGCTAGAGGGTATAAATGTCCCTAGAAAATTTGCTGGTGAGGATATTCGAATACTATCCTATGGGAAACCTATGGAGAGTCGTTTTATTATGGATGATTATGGCAGAAAGTGGAAACGATCAATATGGTTAATTGATTTTTCAGATGAAGTTTTAATATCCTATACACTACCAACACCTAAGGGAGTTTATGGAATAGTTACTAGTAGTCGAAGTTCTAATTTGCATGACCTTGCCTATGACTATGATAAAATGCTTAATTTTGTAGAAATATCCTACTATGGAACATTTGAAGAGTGGTCTGAATTCCTCTCTTTATCAGACTTAATTCCTAATAGGTTTAAGGATATTTCTATTTACAAAAATAATGATGGAAAAGTAGTATTAGACTCCTCTATATTTTCTGTAAATGATTATCAAGATATCTTTGAAAACAACAGTAAACTAGAGATTACACTAGATTTTGATATTTTTAAAAAGAGTGAAAAAAATATATGGGATATAAGAAGGGTAGTTTTTGCAGAGGAGAATAGGGATAACTTTTTTGTTTTATATAATAATCTTAAACCACAAGCTGCTATGAGAAAGGCGTATAAGGAGTCTTGGGAGGACTTTTTAACTGTAAGTCACCCATTTAATAGTTCTCCATTTATTGAGGATAGCTCAGCTAAAATTGGTAAACTTTTAAACTTTGACATTGGAGAGGAAGCTCCTGATGAGATCTTCTCTATCTTTTTAAGTAAAGAGGGTAAAGTTGAAGATGATTTAATGGCTAAATATTTAGACAGTATTAACATATCCCTTAAATAG